In Nodosilinea sp. PGN35, the genomic stretch CACCGGCATGCTGGTGGACCTGGCCGCTCTCCAGGCCGCCATTGACGAGCACGTGGTCGAGCCCTTCGACCACACCTTCCTCAACAAAGACATTCCCTACTTTGCCGAGGTGGTGCCCACCGCCGAAAACATCGCCGTCCACATTCGCGACCTGCTGCAAGGCCCGATCGCGGCCCTCGGGGCTAGCCTCCACAAGGTGAAGCTGATCGAAAGCCCGAACAATTCTGCCGAAGTCTACGCCGCCGTTCCCCTGGAAGAAGCAGAAACCGTGGCAACCCCCCAATTCGCCACGGTTTAGCCACCCCGTAGAGTGGGCACTGCCCACCATTCAATCCCAGGGCACTGCCATCAGTCTCGCCGATCGTGGTTATGCCCTGGGCCGACCCAGACCAATTATCTCGACATTGAGCGTTAGGCGAGAAACCCGATACCGCAAGCGGTGCAGTCGGGGGAAATAACCCCCAGGGTGAGGGGCCGCAGATGCACCCTACTCGGGGCTGTTATCAATTAGCTTTTGAAAGCTCTAAAATCAACGGGTACAGCCCCTAGCCTGATTTTTGGGGCGGGCGTGGTAAGGCTTGGAATACAAGGCTTTTGGCCAGAATTGATGGCACGCCCTAGAACGCCGGTACAGATCCCAGGGTTCTATCCTTGGATGGCCGAAAGTTCGTTGCCCATCAGCCCAAGAACCCTGGGATCTTGCCATACTGTACCGATGCTCTAGGGGAGCAGCTTACTGTTAACGTTCATCTCGACACCAGGTCGCGCTCCGGTGACACCACAGAGTGCTGACCTTGGCTGCGCTTGGCCGCAGCCATCTGGGTGCACTGGTAAATCAGAGCGGCCACCAGGCCCGTCCAGCCGGTCTGGTGGTTAGCCCCAATCCCCGCCCCGTTGTCGCCGTTGAAGTATTCGTAGAACAACAGCAGGTCGCGCCAGTGGGGGTCGTCCTGGAACTTGCGGTAGCCGCCGTGGACGGCCCGGTTGCCCGCCTCGTTGCGCAGGAAGATCGTGATCAGCCGCTGGGACAGTTCATCGGCCACCGTGTTGAGGTCGCACTGCTGACCAGAACCAGCGGGAAACTCCACGGTGAAGCCATCGCCCAAAAAGTCGTAGAAAATTCGCAGGGAGTCGATCAGCAGGTAGTTGACCGGAAACCACACCGGGCCGCGCCAGTTGCTGTTGCCGCCAAACATGCCGCTGGTGGATTCGGCAGCTTCGTAGCGCACCTCGTGGGTCTCGCCGTTGACGTGGAAGGTGTAGGGGTGATCGGCGTGGGCGCGGGAGAGCGATCGCACCCCGTAGTCGCTCAGAAATTCCCCCTCGTCCAGCATGCGCTGGAGGAGGGCCCGCAGGCGATCGGGGCCAACGATGGCCAGCAGCGTTGCCCCCTCCTTGCCCTTGGCGGTCAGGGAGCCGATGTTCTCCTGTAGCGCCGGGCGGTTTTTGGCAAACCAGTTGAACCGGCGGGTGAAGTCGGGGAAGCGCTCAAAGGTCTCGGCCTTGAGCACCGCCGTGGCAAACAGGGGAATCAGCCCCACCATCGAGCGCACGCGCATGTGGTGACGCTCGTCGTTGGGGGTGTGCAGCACATCGTAGAAGAACTGATCCCGGTCGTCCCACAGATGGGTATCGCCATCGCCCATGTGGTTCATGGCGTCGGCAATGTGGAGAAAGTGCTCAAAGAATTTGCTGGCGATGTCCTCGTAGGCGGGGTTGGTCTTCGCCAGTTCCAGGGCCATCTCCAGCATGTTGAGGCAGTACATCGCCATCCAGCTGGTGCCGTCGGACTGCTCCAGGTAGCCGCCCGTGGGCAACTCCGAGCTGCGGTCAAAGATACCGATGTTGTCGAGGCCCAGAAAGCCGCCCTGGAAAATGTTGTTGCCGTTGTTGTCGCGGCGGTTGACCCACCAGGTAAAGTTCAGCAGCAGCTTTTGGAACACCCGCTCCAGAAACAGGCGATCGCCTTCGCCGTGCACCGCCTTCTCAATCTGGTACACCTGCCAGGTGCCCCAGGCGTGCACGGGCGGGTTGACATCGCTGAAGTGCCACTCGTAGGCGGGCATCTGCCCGTTGGGGTGCAGGTACCACTCCCGGGTAAACACATCCATCTGGCGCTTGGCAAAGTCGGGGTCAATCATCGCCAGGGGCACCACATGAAAGGCCGAATCCCACACCGCGTACCAGGGAAACTCCCACTTGTCGGGCATGGAGATAATGTCGTCGTTAAACAGGTGCTTCCACTCCTCGTTGCGGGGGTGGGGCCGATGGGGCTTTGGCTGAGTGGGGTCGCCCTTCAGCCAGTCCTCGATCACGTAGTGGTAAAACTGCTTGGTCCACAGCAGCCCGGCAAAGGCCTGGCGCTGCACGTTGCGGGCGTCCTCCGAGCAGCGCCCCGGCAGCAGCTGGTCGTAGAACTCGTTGGCCTCCACGTAGCGCTGGTGCAGGGTGTCGTCAAAGCTGGCTCCAAAAGGCTGGGGGTTAGTCTGGGGTCCCTGGTCGCTCAGCCGCAGCCGCACCACCCACTGTTCCCCCGCCCCCAGACGGCGGTGGTAGTGGGGCGACACCTTGGTGCCCGCCTGGGCCGGGTTCACCGCCGACCGGCGACCGTGGACAATGTAGTCGTTGATGCCGTCTTTGACGTAGGGGCTGGGGTTCTCGACGCCAAACAGCCGCTGCTGGTTGGTCTCGTTTTCGGTAAACAGCAGCGTTTCGGCCCCCTGGCAGTAGAGCCAGCGCTGCCCCAGTTCCGGGTGGGAGGCCTCCACGGCGGCGGCTCCGGCCAGGTCATCAAGGCGCTTCAGGTGGGGCTTGGGGGCATCCTCAAACCAGCTCCAGGTGTTGCGAAACCACAGGGTGGGCAGCAGGTGCAGATCGGCCTCGTGGTCGGCCCGGTTCACCACCCGAATCTGGATCAAGATATCCTCGTCGGTGGCCTTGGCGTAGTCCACGAACACATCGAAGTATTCGTTCTGGTCAAAAATGCCGGTTTCGAGCAGCTCAAACTCGGGGTCGTGGTAGCCCAGGCGCTGGTTTTCCTGCCGCAGCTGGTCGTAGGGAAAGGCCCGCTGGGGGTACTTGTAGAGGTAGCGCATGTGGGCGTGGGAGGGGGTGTTGTCGAGGTAGAAATAGTACTCCTTGGGGTCCTCGCCGTGGTTGCCCTCGGGGCCGCTGAGGCCAAACACCCGCTCTTTCAAAATTGGGTCCTGGCCGTTCCACAGGGCGATCGCAAAGCACAGCCGCTGGTGGTTGTCAGAGATGCCGCCGAGGCCGTCTTCGCCCCAGCGGTAGGCCCGCGACCGGGCGTGGTCGTGGGGAAAATAGTCCCAGGCAGCGCCATCGGGGCTGTAGTCCTCGCGCACCGTGCCCCACTGGCGCTCACTCAGGTACGGCCCCCAGCGCCGCCAGTAGGATGTGCGATCGCGATCGGCCGCCAAACGTTGCGCTTCCGCCGTCATCCTGTTACCTCTGATAGTTCTACAGCCAGAGGGGGTGGCATCAGCCAGTTGTCTATTCCCCATCCCCCCGACGAGGTCATCCTATCGAAGCCCCTGGCGGGATATATCTGTCCAGAGGGGGGGTTAAACCGTCAGGGCTTGGCTGCGCGTCTGGGCTTGGCCTCATAGGTTTCGTAGGCAGCCACAATCCGCTGCACCAGCGGGTGGCGCACCACATCCGCCTGGTTGAGCTGGCAAAAGGCAATTCCATCCACCCCTTTCAAAATGGTCTGGGCGATCGCCAGGCCCGAGGTTTGGTCGCTGGGCAGGTCAGTCTGGGTAATGTCGCCGGTCACCACCATGCGCGACTTGAACCCCAGCCGGGTCAGCACCATCTTCATCTGCCCAGGGGTAGTGTTCTGGGCCTCATCCATGATCACAAAGGCGTTGTTGAGGGTGCGGCCCCGCATGTAGGCCAGCGGGGCCACTTCAATAATGCCGCGCTCCATCAGGTTGGCAATTTTTTCGGGGTCCACCAGCTCGTGGAGGGCGTCGTAGAGGGGGCGCAGGTAGGGGTTGACCTTCTGCTGCAAGTCGCCGGGCAAAAAGCCCAGCCGTTCCCCCGCCTCCACCGCCGGGCGGGTGAGGATCAGCCGCTCGAACTCGTTGTTGAGCAGGGCCTGCACCCCCACCAGGGTGGCCAGAAAGGTCTTGCCGGTACCCGCCGGCCCCACGCAAAAGACCATGTCGCTCTGGCGCAGCGCCTTGACATAGCGCTTCTGGCGAAAGGTTTTGGCCCGGATCACCTCGCCCCGGCGGGTGCGGGCGACCACGTCCTGGTGAATGGCCTGGAGTTCGTCGGTGCGATCGGTGTCGAGGGCGTGGCGGGCGGTCATAATGTCGGCGCTGGTCACCGGCTGCCCCTGACTCCACAGCGGTTCTAGCGCCATCACCAGCCGCTGGGCCAGGGCCGCCCCGCTGTCGGTCCCCGAAACAAACAACTCCTGGCCCCGCAGCACTAGAGATGCTCCAGTTTGGCTGGCCAGGAGTTTGATGTTTTCGTCTCGGTAGCCCGCTAGGGCCAAAGCGCCCTCGGGGGTGGGCAGTTCAATCCGCAGGGGAGAGTCCATCTAAAACATTTGCCAGAATAGTTCAGGCCAGAAAGGGGCTGGATTTAGCCTAAACTGTGGCCTAAGATTTGGGGCGCAGCTGGGGCTTAGGCTTGTTTGAGACGCGCCGGGGCGGGCCGCTGGGCGATCGCGAGTCGCCCCCGGCTTCCTGTTCTGAAGCTCCGTAGACGTCTACGTAGGCCGACCACCCCGACAGAGCCGCCGTAGCCCGCACAATGGTGCGAATGGCCTGAATATTGCGGCCCCCTCGACCAAACACCTTGCCCCGCTCGTCGCCCTTGAAGGCAATCCGAATCCAGACCTTTGACTGCACCGGGTTCTCTTCGCAGTCTATGCGCAGAGAGTCGGGCGAGTCTAAGAAAGGCTCTACCAAAAACCGCACCAGTCCTGGGAAATCAGGGCTATCCATGTCAGGGGTAGGGGGTCGGGGGCTAACGACAATGGGCGAACTAGGCCTCGGCCTTAGCTTCAGTCTTGAAGCTGATCTTACGCTTCTCGATTAAGTTGGCCTTTTCAAGAATGTGGCGCACGGTCTCGGTGGGCTGGGCACCCTGCTCCAGGCGGCGGGTAATGGCCTCTACATCGAGCCGAGTTTCGTCGGTGCGGGGGTTGTAGAAACCCACTTCTTCTAGGGGGCGGCCGTCGCGGCGGGCGTCGCTGTTGATGGCGACGATGCGGTAGCTGACTTCCCGCTTTTTGCCGAAGCGCTTGAGGCGAAGCTTAATCATAGGGTTAAAGCAACATTCATTAGAGGTTGAAAGGTTTGATCGTACGGATTGTGGCGAACAGCCATAAGAAATCCACAGGTTTCTAATCCTACCACTAGAAACCCTTAGAAATCAATGGCCCAAGCCAAAACTCTGAGTTCTGGGGCCCTGAGTTCTGGGGCGATGCCTGGCCCTGAGGCGCATCGCCCCGAGCCCTTTAATCTTCGTGGTCATCGAAGGGGTCAGCCAACTGCTTGGACGGGGGGCCGAAGGACATGTACACTGAGTAACCAGTTACGGCCATCACCACGGCGGCGACGGAAATGATAAGAACTGTTGCAGGTTCCATAGGGTTTATGAGAATGGGAAACCACTCCATCCTATAATATTACGAACTATAAAGTGTTGATTGTGGAAGGATCCATGGCACAACGGACTAGGTTAGGAGACGTTTTAAAGCCCCTCAACTCTGAGTACGGTAAGGTCGCTCCCGGCTGGGGCACCACCCCTCTGATGGCGGTTTTCATTGGTCTGTTCTTCGTGTTTCTGCTGATTATCTTGCAGCTCTATAATTCTTCCATCGTGCTGGAAAGCTTTGATGTGGACTGGCGCAGTGTAGGTCTCTAGGGATGTTTGGTGGTCTGGCCCTAGCGGTCGGGTTCTAAACTTTGCCAACGCACTTTGGACGTGAAATCCAAAATTTACTAATCTGAGGCTGGCGTAGACCCTTGACTACCCAGCCTCTTTTGCCGTTTGATGCACCCATGGCTACGCATAGTTGATGCACCCCAGTGGGTAGTTTGCACAGTGTTGTTATTCGGGCGTCGTTACTCGGGAGTTGGCCTATGAACGTATTTGGTGTGGGTTTGCCAGAGATGGCGCTGATTATGGTGCTGGCGCTGCTGGTGTTTGGCCCCAAAAAGCTGCCCGAAATTGGCCGCAGCATGGGAAAAGCCATCAAAGGCTTTCAGGAGGCCTCTCGGGAGTTTGAGGAAGAGTTTAAGAAGGAAGCCCAGCAGATTGAAAAGGCAGTGACTGAGCCCATGAAGGCCACCCTGGAGCCTGATGCCCCCAAGGTGCTGACGCCGCCCGAGCCGGTGGCTGGGGCCGGGGAGGTCGCTGCTCCGCTAGAGTTGGATCATGCCGACGACAGCAGCCCCGAGGCTGCTTCAGAGCCCGCTGAAACCGATTCCCCCGCCTAGGCCCGATGGCCTGTTGATCTATGGCTGATGTCATACCTCCCGCTCCGCCCTGCTTGATTGTGGGGTTGGGCAATCCGGGAGATAAGTACGCGGGCACCCGCCACAACATTGGATTTGAGGTAGTCGATCGCCTCTCTAAGACCTGGGCTGTGCCCCTCAAGGAGGAACGGCGATTTCAGGGGGAGTACGGGGCGGGGTGGGGGCCGACACGTCAAAAGGTGTACCTGCTCAAACCGCTGACCTACATGAACCGCTCGGGTCAGTCGATGCGGGCGGTGCTGGACTGGCTCAAGCTGGAGCCGGCCCAGGTGCTGGTGGTCTACGACGACATGGATCTGCCGGTGGGGCGGCTGCGGCTGCGGCTGGCAGGGTCGGCGGGGGGGCACAACGGCATGAAGTCGGCGATCGCCCACTTGGGTACCCAAGCGTTTCCCCGCCTGCGCATTGGTATTGGAGCCAGCGATCGCGGGGACGATGGGGCGGTTATTTCCCACGTGCTGGGCAATTTTTCCAGGGCCGAGCGCAGCACCATGGATGCCGTGGTCGATACCAGCCTGCGCGCCCTGGAGAAGGCTCTGCAAGACGGGGTTGAGAAGGCCATGAGCCTCTACAACGCCGTAGATCTTGCTGACAATTAGGGCTGACAACTAGGGCTGACGGCTAGGGGCTGAGTTCGTTTGTGGAGTCCTGGGGAGAGGCGGCGTATCGGGCCAGCCAGTCCTCGTAGGTGCGCCGCCGGGCCGGGTCGCTGAGAAACAGCTCCAGGCGAACCTGGTTGCACTGGTTGAGCAAAATTTTGTCCAACCGCGAAATTTTTTGGACGGCGGTTTGGGGATCTTCAAACTCGTAGAGGGTTCCCTTGAGCCCGTTGTCCCCGTCGAGGAGGATGGCCACTCTGACTTTTTCGCAGGCGTGGTTTGGCTGTTGGACAACGGCATTGAGAAAGTCTATGGCGTCTCGGATGGACTCAAAGCTGCCGCTGGCGCTGGCCGATTGGCCGCGATCGCCGGGCTCAAGAACAGCCCCAAAATCAGGGTCAATGCCGGTGCCCTCGATCTGGGTCTCTGCGAGCGGAATTTCGATTGGTTCGGCGGGGGAGGCACCGTCGCCGATCTTTTCGACCACAAGTTTCTCGCGGCGAACGGGAATCTGCACCATTTCGGTTTCGACAACCCGGCGCACGCTGACTTCACCCACCTTGACGCGCTGGCGATTGACGACCAATCGCTCCTCAACTAGCTGAATGCCTTGACTGGCTTGGGGAGCACATTGCTGCCGGTCGAGATCGACGCGAATGGTGCGGTTTTCGCCGTCGATGTCTCTAATGGCGGTTTGGTGGATAGTGACCTGGTTGTTCCCGCCGTCGCTCGCTGAGAGCTGCACGATCAGGGCAAAATCGTCGGCCGCCGCCTGGATACTGACAACATTGCCGATCAGATGGCCTGAGCGATCGAAAACAGCACTGTTGATCAGGTGTTGTTGAGACATGGGGTGCACAGATAGAACAAGGGCTAAGGGTATTTCAGCGGGGTTGGAGCAGCGCTGACATCGATAGCGAGAGGACGCAGCCGCAGCCACGCCCCCTCGACCGCGATCGGTTAGCCCAGGGGCAACCGGTCGCGAGCTCTCGGCGGAGCATTTACCGATTGAGTTTGGGGTCGCCGTCGGTGTTGACGTCTAGCTCTTCACGGCGCACCTTTTCGCGCGATCGCATCAGTTCGCGATCGGTTTCCTTGCGAACGTCCACCTCTTCGCGGACAAAGGCCTGTTTCTCGACATTGACCTGGTCTTCGTAGACCTCCATGCGGGCCACTTCCTGGTTCTCAAAGGCGTGGTCGGTTCCCACGGCGGGCTGGTTGGTCACGTCGTGACGCTCGATGACGACGCGCTCCCGCTCGATGGGCTCAGAGATTTCAGCGGTTTCGGTTTCAACCCGCTTGCCCACGGCCACTTCGCCCACTTTGGCGCGGTTGCGGTGAGCCACCAGGCGCTCTTCGTACAGCCGCAGGGGCCCCTGGTTGTCCTCGTCACTCAGACCGTAGAGACCGGGTTCGCGATCGTAGGGGTTGGTCACTCCCTGGGCGGCATTTCGACCGACCCGGTTGGGAGCAGCCCCCGAGCGCTGCCGCTCTTGTCCCAGGGGATTCATCCGGTCAGAATCGAGGGGATTCATACTGGTGGCATCGTTAGGTTCGGCGTAGGTGTTGCCTAAAAACTGGCGATTGGAACGCCCCTGACCGAGGGTTCTGTACTGTCCTCTGACCTGCTCTTCGTAGCGATCATCGACGACAGTGTCATCTTTGTACTCAGGCAAATTTTCGACCTGGTTTTTAGAGAGACCATTTACATAAATGCGACTCTGATTGTAGTCAAACCGGGCTACGCCGATCGGTAGCAACACATTCTTACCAAAGATCCACGGGCCAGTATCTACAACTACGTAGCGAAAACGACCAGAATCATCCACTAGCAGGTCTTTAACCGTACCAACGCGATCTTCGCCCTGGGCATAAACAGAGTAGGAATCAATATCTCCCATCTGCCCGTCGGCCAGGGTGTCACGATAGTTAGGGTAGTAATCTTTGAGGTGGTACAAAGGCATATTTGAGCCTCCTTTATTTCGTCTTGGCCTCATAGTAAAACCCGCCTTCCCCAGGCTTATCGGTCAATAGAAAGACGGTTACGCGTTCAATAGGCATAGCTTTTTGTAGTGGAGTTGCCCAGGAGGCGATACTGCACCTTCAGGATTGCCAGTTTGGTAGCCGTTTAAGTTAGTTCGTGCAGCAGAACGGCTGTCGATCGGCCCAGCAGCATTTTCGGGGTGCTGCCCTGGGCGATCGCGGCTTTCTCTAACGACCACCACCGTAGCGGCAGCCCCACAGCGCAGAGGCCAGGGCTTGCCATAGCCCTGGCCTCTGCGCTATCGATACGCCAGCTATTTAAAATTTAAAGAAGAAGCTAGGCGGCCACCAGCCCGCGGTGGCGCAGCAGCGCCTGGGTGCTGGGTTCGCGCCCCCGGAAGGCCTTGAACACCTCCATCGGGTGGCGGCTGCCCCCCAGGGCGAGTACAGTGTCGCGGAAGCGGCGACCGGTGGCGGCGATCGCCCCCTCGTCGTTCAGCCCGGCCTCCTCAAAGGCGGCAAAGGCATCGGCGCTCAGCACCTCGGCCCAGAAGTAGCTGTAGTAGCCCGCCGCATAGCCCCCGGCAAAGATGTGGGTAAAGGCGCAGAGAAAGGCATCCTCCGGCAGGGGCTTGAGAATGGAGGACTGCTCGGCGATGCGCTGGCTGACGTCCCGCACCGTTTCGCCGCTGCCGGGGTGGTAGCGGTGGTGCAGCTCAATGTCGGTCCAGCCAAAGCGCACCTGACGCAGAATGGCGCTGCCGGTCATAAAGGTGCGGGCGGCGACAATCTTTTGGTACAGGTCCTCGGGCAGGGGCGCGCCGGTATCCACGTGGCGGGCGAGGGTGAGCAGGGTGTCGCGGTGGTAGCACCAGTTCTCCATAAACTGGCTGGGCAGCTCCACGGCGTCCCACTCCACGTTGTTGATACCCGCCGCTCCGGTGTAGTCCACCTTGGTGAGCATATGCTGGAGGCCGTGGCCAAACTCGTGGAATAGCGTCTCCACATCGCGGAAGGTCATCAGGCTGGGTTTGCCGTCCACGGGCGGGGCCTGGTTGCACACCAGGTAGGCCACGGGCAGCCGCACCTGATTGTCGAGCTTGCCCCGGTTGATACAGTCATCCATCCAGGCCCCGCCGCGCTTTTCGGCGGGGCGGCTGTAGGGGTCGAGGTAGAAGTGGGCGATGGGGTCGCCGCCGCCGTTTAGCACCTGAAAGTAGCGCACATCGGGGTGCCACACCGGGGCCTCGCCGTCGGCGGGGGCAATGGTGACATCAAAGATGCGGTGGGCCAGGGCAAACAGGCCGTCGAGCACCTGGGGCAGCGGGAAGTAGGGGCGCAGTTCTTCGTCGTTGAGGCCGTACTTCTCTTCGCGGATGCGCTCGGCCCAAAAGGCGGTGTCCCAGTGGGTGAGGCTGTCGGCCTCGGCGGCCCCCTTCGATTGGGCAAAGGCTTTCAGCTCCTCCAGCTCCTTGACGGCGGTGTCGTAGCTGGTGACACGCAGCTCGTCCATCAGCTTCTCGATCGCCTCCACCGAAGGGGCCATCTTGCGGGCCAGGCTGAGCTCAGCGTAGGTGGCATAGCCCAGCAGGTTGGCCATTTCGTGGCGCAGCTCGAGAATTTTCTCAATGTTGGGGCTGTTGTCGAGATCGCCCTCAGAAGCGCGGGTGACGAAGGCGCGGTAGAGCTGCTCGCGCAGGTCGCGGCGGCGGCTGTGCTGCATAAACGGCCCAAAGCTGGGGTAATCCAGCGTAATTCGCCAGGGGCCAGCGGCGGCGGTGGCGCTGTTGTCGCCGGCGTCGCGGGCGGCCTGGGCAGCCTGGGCCAGCAGGCTGGGGGGCAGACCGTCGATGTCGCCCGGCGTTGTGAGGGTGAGGCTAAAGGCCTTGGTGGCGTCGAGCACGTTGTTGGAAAACTTGTTGGTCAGTTCGGCCAGGCCCTGCTGAATCTCGTTGAAGCGGTCTTTTTCAGCCCCCTCTAGGCCCACCCCCGACAGCTCGGCCTCGCGAATTGAGGACTCGACGATGCGCTGCTGGGCCGGGTCAAACTCGCTCCACTGGGCGCTGGCGCGCAGCTGCTTAAAAGCTTCGTAGAGGGGCTTGCTCTGGCCCAGACGGGTGGCAAACTGCACCAGACGCGGCTGCACCTCCTCGTAGGCGGCACGCAGTTCGGGGCTGTTTTTTACCCCCATCAGGTGGCCGACAATGCCCCAGCTCCAGCCCAGGCGCTCTTCGATGCGGGTAAGGGGCTCCACCAGGCCGTCCCAGGTGGGGGTGACCTGAGCTTCCAGGGTTTCTAGGGCGGTGGTGAGGTCGTCAAGCAGGGCGGTGATGCCCGGCACAATGTGGGCGGTGTCAATGCTGTCAAAGGGGGGTAAACCGGCACCAATCAGGAGAGGGTTGGGCAAGACGGTAGCTGTCATAGTCGCAGAATTAATTGAGGTAGGAGGGACAAAAACGATAGAACCGACCGGCCCGGGGCGATTTTCCGCCGAAAAGGCTTTCTCTAAAAAAGCTGCTTTGCGAACGCCAGCGCCCCAAAGGCCCTAGGGCCGCCGCTTAAGCGGCAAATAGATTAGTAGGTAGTGGATTTAGTCGAAGTCATTATGAGTTTGCTTTATAGTGTATCGCAATTTGCTATGTGCCGCACTCTTTGAGGGGCAGGCTGTCAATTACCATAGCCTTTATTTGAGAACTGATCCGTTTTCTGTGGAGGCCTGGGCCCTGTCTGAGGTGTAGATGCTAAACAGCTCGTTTCGGCGGATTGTTACAGGGATTACTTTTTTCTCACTGACGGTGGTGACGGCGGTAATGGGCTACATGGTGGCGGGCTGGAATTTCCTCGACGCCATCTATATGGTGGTGATTACAATTTTTGGGGTGGGCTACGGCGAAGTGCAGCCGCTCAGGTCGCCGCCCCTCAAGGTGTTTACGATTTTTGTCATTATTGCTGGGGCGCTTTCGGTGGCCTACACCGTCTCGGGCTTTGTACAGATGATTACCGAAGGGGAAATACATCGAGCCCTCAATACAAAACGTATGACCCAAGAAATTGACAGCCTGGAAGACCACGTGATTATCTGTGGCTTTGGCCGCATTGGCCAGCTGGTGGCCCGCAAGCTAAAGCGCGATCGCCAGCCGTTTATCATTGTCGATAGCGACCCGGAGCGGGTGGCCCTGGCCCAGGAACAGGGCTATCTGATGCACCAGGGCAACGCCACCGATGAAGCCGCCCTAGAGGCGGCGGGCATTCACCGGGCCAAGTCGCTGGCGACGGTGCTGCCCAACGACGCCGCCAATGTGTTCATCACCCTCACCGCGCGGGAGATGAACCCCAATTTAATGATTTTGGCTCGGGGCGAGATGCCCTCCACCGAGAAAAAGCTGCGGCTGGCCGGGGCCGACCACGTAGTGCTGCCCGCCAGCATCAGCGCCCTGCGCATGGCCCACCTGATCAGCCACCCCTCAGCGGTGGATTTTTTATCGCAGACCGACGGCCAGCACGGGCTGAACGAGTTTCTCGCCGAGCTGGATATTCAGCTGAACGAGTTGGCGATTGACGCCGCCTCCCCGCTGATTGGCGGCACCATTGGCGACATTGAGGTCAAGGGCCAGGGCACATTTATTACCGTGGCCCTGCGCCGCGCCGACGGCGAGGTGATTATTCACCCTGGTCGGGCG encodes the following:
- a CDS encoding M3 family metallopeptidase, with protein sequence MTATVLPNPLLIGAGLPPFDSIDTAHIVPGITALLDDLTTALETLEAQVTPTWDGLVEPLTRIEERLGWSWGIVGHLMGVKNSPELRAAYEEVQPRLVQFATRLGQSKPLYEAFKQLRASAQWSEFDPAQQRIVESSIREAELSGVGLEGAEKDRFNEIQQGLAELTNKFSNNVLDATKAFSLTLTTPGDIDGLPPSLLAQAAQAARDAGDNSATAAAGPWRITLDYPSFGPFMQHSRRRDLREQLYRAFVTRASEGDLDNSPNIEKILELRHEMANLLGYATYAELSLARKMAPSVEAIEKLMDELRVTSYDTAVKELEELKAFAQSKGAAEADSLTHWDTAFWAERIREEKYGLNDEELRPYFPLPQVLDGLFALAHRIFDVTIAPADGEAPVWHPDVRYFQVLNGGGDPIAHFYLDPYSRPAEKRGGAWMDDCINRGKLDNQVRLPVAYLVCNQAPPVDGKPSLMTFRDVETLFHEFGHGLQHMLTKVDYTGAAGINNVEWDAVELPSQFMENWCYHRDTLLTLARHVDTGAPLPEDLYQKIVAARTFMTGSAILRQVRFGWTDIELHHRYHPGSGETVRDVSQRIAEQSSILKPLPEDAFLCAFTHIFAGGYAAGYYSYFWAEVLSADAFAAFEEAGLNDEGAIAATGRRFRDTVLALGGSRHPMEVFKAFRGREPSTQALLRHRGLVAA
- a CDS encoding TrkA family potassium uptake protein — protein: MLNSSFRRIVTGITFFSLTVVTAVMGYMVAGWNFLDAIYMVVITIFGVGYGEVQPLRSPPLKVFTIFVIIAGALSVAYTVSGFVQMITEGEIHRALNTKRMTQEIDSLEDHVIICGFGRIGQLVARKLKRDRQPFIIVDSDPERVALAQEQGYLMHQGNATDEAALEAAGIHRAKSLATVLPNDAANVFITLTAREMNPNLMILARGEMPSTEKKLRLAGADHVVLPASISALRMAHLISHPSAVDFLSQTDGQHGLNEFLAELDIQLNELAIDAASPLIGGTIGDIEVKGQGTFITVALRRADGEVIIHPGRATYLAQGDSIILMGHQGDMPSFAQQNAMKKAMRYRGARLR